One region of Streptomyces davaonensis JCM 4913 genomic DNA includes:
- a CDS encoding LPXTG cell wall anchor domain-containing protein → MSYRNRTAALASVAALAGSAVLMAAPAARAEVVDVNYQCKTPIGDKSAVSPIDIKGVASGGGYKITMSWQKGVSSSPVELGKGAMNPSATIKLGGAESGTLSVSGPANQEAIPANTPIKINDLTGTYTPKKSGKVTFTPGVLTIKALGTTTTCTPSNSPGPALTLDVKAAGGGGGGGTPQSGSDSGSELPQTGPEDSAVALGTLGGTVLLAGAAGALWLTRRNQMARR, encoded by the coding sequence GTGTCGTACCGGAATCGAACCGCCGCGCTCGCGTCCGTCGCGGCCCTGGCCGGCTCGGCGGTGCTGATGGCCGCCCCCGCCGCCCGTGCCGAGGTCGTGGACGTCAACTACCAGTGCAAGACCCCGATCGGCGACAAGAGCGCCGTCTCGCCCATCGACATCAAGGGTGTCGCGAGCGGCGGCGGCTACAAGATCACGATGTCCTGGCAGAAGGGCGTCTCCTCCAGCCCGGTCGAGCTGGGCAAGGGCGCGATGAACCCCAGCGCCACCATCAAGCTGGGCGGGGCGGAGAGCGGCACGCTGTCGGTGAGCGGCCCGGCCAACCAGGAGGCCATTCCCGCCAACACCCCCATCAAGATCAATGACCTGACCGGCACCTACACGCCGAAGAAGTCCGGCAAGGTCACCTTCACCCCCGGCGTCCTCACCATCAAGGCGCTCGGTACGACGACCACCTGCACCCCGTCCAACAGCCCCGGCCCGGCGCTCACGCTGGACGTGAAGGCGGCGGGCGGTGGCGGCGGCGGTGGCACGCCCCAGTCCGGCTCCGACTCCGGTTCCGAACTCCCGCAGACCGGCCCCGAGGACTCCGCTGTGGCCCTCGGCACGCTCGGCGGCACGGTCCTGCTCGCGGGGGCGGCGGGCGCGCTGTGGCTGACGCGGCGGAATCAGATGGCACGTCGCTGA
- a CDS encoding oligopeptide:H+ symporter has translation MASSLTKDSARPGTPGTERTFFGHPRGLATLFMTEMWERFSYYGMRALLPLYLVAPGGLHLDAATATAIYSVYVSLVYLLAMPGGWFGDRVWGPRKTVAVAGAVIMLGHLTLALPSSGTFYAGLGLVAIGSGLLKANISTMVGHLYDGPDDPRRDGGFTVFYMGINLGAFAAPLIIGTIGENVNWHLGFALAALGMALGLAQFLIGSRNLAERSSVVPTPLSAEEKSSTLRKAAIWAGIAVVFYAIVGFSGHYTLNWILVPLTLLGVIIPTMVLVRIKRDKDLDRTEQKSMSAYIWFFVAAAVFWMIYDQGGSTLSIFADASAENSVLGWEFPVSWYQSVNPVLIMALAPVFAWFWLALNRRGKEPSTIVKFASGLVLVGASFFLFLAPLSIAEGGHKAAAMWLVAIYFVQTVGELLVSPVGLSVTTKMAPTKYASQMMGVWFLAVTAGDATTGLLSIGGVDLNKTGVVALEATLAVVAGVAVWMYRKKVKELMGSVN, from the coding sequence ATGGCGTCCAGCCTGACGAAGGACTCGGCCCGACCGGGCACCCCCGGCACCGAGCGCACCTTCTTCGGCCACCCCCGCGGACTGGCCACTCTCTTCATGACCGAGATGTGGGAGCGGTTCTCCTACTACGGCATGAGGGCTCTGCTCCCGCTGTACCTCGTGGCGCCGGGTGGCCTTCACCTCGACGCGGCCACGGCCACCGCGATCTACTCCGTGTACGTGTCGCTCGTGTACCTGCTCGCCATGCCCGGCGGCTGGTTCGGCGACCGCGTCTGGGGGCCGCGCAAGACCGTCGCGGTCGCCGGTGCGGTGATCATGCTCGGCCACCTCACGCTGGCCCTGCCCTCCTCGGGCACCTTCTACGCCGGTCTCGGCCTGGTCGCCATCGGCTCGGGTCTGCTGAAGGCCAACATCTCCACGATGGTCGGCCACCTCTACGACGGACCGGACGACCCGCGCCGTGACGGTGGCTTCACCGTCTTCTACATGGGCATCAACCTCGGTGCCTTCGCCGCTCCGCTGATCATCGGCACCATCGGTGAGAACGTGAACTGGCATCTGGGCTTCGCGCTCGCCGCGCTCGGCATGGCGCTCGGCCTCGCCCAGTTCCTGATCGGCAGCCGCAACCTGGCGGAGCGCTCCAGCGTCGTCCCGACGCCGCTGTCCGCCGAGGAGAAGTCCTCCACCCTGCGCAAGGCCGCGATCTGGGCCGGTATCGCCGTGGTCTTCTACGCGATCGTCGGCTTCTCCGGCCACTACACGCTGAACTGGATCCTGGTCCCGCTGACCCTGCTCGGCGTGATCATCCCGACGATGGTCCTGGTCCGCATCAAGCGCGACAAGGACCTGGACCGCACCGAGCAGAAGTCGATGTCCGCGTACATCTGGTTCTTCGTCGCCGCGGCCGTCTTCTGGATGATCTACGACCAGGGCGGCTCGACCCTGTCGATCTTCGCCGACGCCTCCGCCGAGAACTCCGTCCTCGGCTGGGAGTTCCCGGTCTCCTGGTACCAGTCGGTCAACCCGGTCCTGATCATGGCCCTGGCCCCGGTCTTCGCCTGGTTCTGGCTCGCGCTGAACCGGCGCGGCAAGGAGCCGAGCACGATCGTGAAGTTCGCCTCGGGTCTCGTTCTGGTCGGCGCGTCCTTCTTCCTCTTCCTCGCCCCGCTGTCGATCGCCGAGGGCGGTCACAAGGCGGCCGCGATGTGGCTGGTCGCGATCTACTTCGTGCAGACCGTCGGTGAGCTGCTGGTGTCGCCGGTGGGTCTGTCGGTGACGACGAAGATGGCGCCGACGAAGTACGCCTCGCAGATGATGGGCGTCTGGTTCCTGGCGGTCACCGCGGGTGACGCGACCACGGGTCTGCTGTCCATCGGTGGGGTCGACCTGAACAAGACCGGTGTTGTCGCCCTGGAGGCCACGCTGGCCGTGGTCGCCGGTGTCGCGGTGTGGATGTACCGCAAGAAGGTCAAGGAGCTCATGGGCAGCGTCAACTGA
- a CDS encoding response regulator transcription factor, whose protein sequence is MTRVLLAEDDASISEPLARALRREGYEVEVREDGPTALEAGMQGGVDLVVLDLGLPGMDGLEVARRLRAEGHSVPILILTARADEVDTVVGLDAGADDYVTKPFRLAELLARVRALLRRGAAEPQQPPATHGVRIDVESHRAWMGEEELQLTAKEFDLLRVLVRDAGRVVTRDQLMREVWDTTWWSSTKTLDMHISWLRKKLGDDAANPRYIATVRGVGFRFEKS, encoded by the coding sequence ATGACCCGTGTACTGCTCGCCGAGGACGACGCGTCCATCTCGGAGCCGCTGGCCCGTGCACTGCGCCGGGAAGGGTACGAGGTGGAGGTCCGTGAGGACGGCCCCACCGCACTCGAAGCCGGTATGCAGGGCGGCGTCGACCTTGTGGTGCTGGACCTCGGGCTGCCCGGCATGGACGGCCTGGAGGTGGCGCGGCGGCTGCGGGCCGAGGGCCACAGCGTCCCGATCCTCATCCTGACCGCGCGCGCCGACGAGGTGGACACCGTCGTCGGGCTGGACGCGGGCGCCGACGACTACGTCACCAAGCCCTTCCGCCTCGCCGAACTGCTCGCCCGGGTCCGGGCCCTGCTGCGGCGCGGTGCCGCGGAGCCGCAGCAGCCGCCGGCCACGCACGGCGTGCGGATCGACGTGGAGTCCCACCGCGCCTGGATGGGCGAGGAGGAGCTCCAGCTCACCGCCAAGGAGTTCGACCTGCTGCGGGTGCTGGTCCGGGACGCCGGGCGGGTGGTCACCCGTGACCAGCTGATGCGCGAGGTCTGGGACACCACTTGGTGGTCGTCCACGAAGACCCTCGACATGCACATCTCCTGGCTGCGCAAGAAGCTCGGCGACGACGCCGCGAACCCGAGGTACATCGCGACGGTGCGTGGCGTGGGCTTCCGGTTCGAGAAGAGCTGA